The Mangrovibacillus cuniculi sequence GCTGACAAACTGGGACTGGCAGGAGCCGATAAAGTAGTCCCTCCCCATTCCATGGAGCTTGTTTCTATGGGGAAAACAAATACAGATATGATGGAGATACAGGTGAAAAAAGATTCACCTGTTATATCAAAGAACTTACAGTCGATTATCTTGCCAGAAGAAACACTAATTACGGCAATCATCCGAGGAGACTGTGTTGTTACACCTCGCGGCAATACCGTTATTGAAGAAGACGACATTTTATATGTACTTGTCCCAAAGAAGTTAAGAGAACGAACAAAAATACTACTTCAAGGAAACGAGGAGTAAAGTGATTAGCAAAAAAACAGATGCCCTAAAAAGTTCCACTGAGAACTTTCCGAGCATCTGTTTTTTATTTACCTAATTTCACTTTTAATTTCTCCAACATATCAACAGTCATCGTTTCTAAACTATAAGTTGGGTTGAAGCCCCACTCTTGCTTAGCAGCAGATGCGTCGATGGAGTTTGGCCAACTCTCTGCAATTCCTTGACGAATTGGGTCCACATGATAAGAAAGCTCAAACGTAGGAATGTGCTTCCTAATCTCCGCCGCAACCATTTCTGGCTCCATACTCATTGCCGTTACGTTGAAAGAATTACGGTGCACTAGTTTAGTAGGGTCTGCTTCCATTAAATCAATAATTGCTTGAATCGCATCTGGCATATACATCATATCCATGTACGTGCCTTTATTAATAAAGGAAGTATAGGCACCCTCTTCTATCGCTTTGTAATAGATATCTACTGCATAATCCGTTGTTCCGCCACCTGGTAACACTTCATAGGAGATTAATCCCGGGAAACGAAGGCCACGAGTATCTAACCCAAACTTATGAAAGTAGTAGTCTCCTAGCAATTCTCCAGATACTTTGTTTACCCCATACATCGTAGTTGGACGTTGGATCGTATCTTGCGGTGTGCCATCTTTAGGCGTGGACGGACCAAACGCTCCTATAGAACTTGGCGTAAAGAATTGCATATTTTGCTCTTTTGAAACTTCTAGTGCATTCATTAATCCACCCATATTTAAGTTCCATGCTAGTAGTGGATTCGCTTCTGCCGTTGCAGAAAGTAGCGCAGCTAAATGGATCATGGTATCAGCACCATGACCTTTAGCTAGAGCTGCCATACGCTCGCCGTCCATAACGTCCAACACTTCAAATGGTCCTTCTTGTGTAACTGGATGGTCAATGTGACGTATATCTGTTGCCAGAACATTGTCCGCACCGTACTGCTTTCTCATTGCTGTGACAAGCTCGGAACCGATTTGGCCGAGCGCTCCTGTTACTATTACCTTTTTCATGTGTAAAATTCCTCCTATCCAAACCAGTTCCAAGTAAAATCTTATATTATCTCTAACTCTTTACCGACCTTTTCATATATAGCTAATGCTTCATCTAGCATTTCTTTTGTGTGTGCCGCTGTTGGCATGTTTCTTACGCGTCCAGTACCTTTTGGAACAGTTGGGAAGACGATGGATTTTGCATAAACGCCTTCCTCATTCAGACGCTTACTAAACAATTGTGTCTTCGCTTCATCACCAATAATACATGGTGTAATTGGCGTTTCACTATCTCCAATGTTGAACCCTAGCTTTTTCAATCCAGCTTTTAGGTAGTCACCATTCTCCCAAAGTTTATCATGTAATTCTGTGCTTTCCATTAACATATGAATCGCTTCTCTTGCTGCTCGGACATCTGCAGGAGTAAGAGAAGTAGAGAATAAGAATGGACGAGAACGAACTTTTAACCAGTCAATTAGGTTTTGTGTTCCAGCTACATAACCACCAACTACTCCAATCGCTTTAGAAAGGGTACCAATTTGGAAGTCTACTTCATCTTGAAGCCCAAAGTGTTTTACCGTTCCAGCACCTTTTCCAGTAACCCCAGAACCATGTGCATCATCTACATATGTCATAATGTCAAATTCTTTTGCAATTTTCACGATTTCAGGTAACTTTGCGATATCTCCATCCATAGAGAAAACGCCATCTGTAATAACCATAATTTTATTATATTGACCAGATTCTTTTGCTTCTTTTGCTTTTTGACGAAGATCTTCCATATCTGAGTGATTGAAACGGATTACTTTCGCTTTTGATAGACGACAACCATCAATGATGGATGCATGGTTTAACTCATCAGATAGAATGGCATCATTTTTATCCATCACAGCAGAAATGGCAGCCATATTACAGTTAAAACCTGACTGATAGGCAATTGCGGCTTCTGTACCTTTAAATTTTGCAATAGCTTCTTCCAATTCCACGTGTAAAGATAACGTACCATTAATTGTACGTACCGCTCCGGCTCCTACTCCCCACTCATCTATCGCCTCTTTAGCAACTTTTCGAAGTCGATCATGCGTTGCAAGACCTAGGTAATTGTTAGAAGAAAGGTTGATTAACTCTCTTCCTCCGATTCGGATTTTTGGACCATTTGGACTTTCGATTGGGTCAATTTCATTATATATCCCTTGATCTTTTAACGCTTGCACATTTTCTTGTAAAAATTGATCTAGTAAATGACTTCCCATGAACTACCACCCTTTCTCAACATGTATACAACTGTCCTCCTCAAAAAGACAGAAGATATTTACGAATACTATGCATTTATCATACATAAAATACTTCTATTTGTCATGTATTCCACCCCGTGTGTACAGTAATTCACAATATGAGCATGCATAGTACCACAGTGAGCTGTATGTACTACTTTTCTCATAATCCCATGAAACATGAGCAACATCCGTGCAACCCAAGTTACATTCCTGTACAATCCTACTGTTGTTCATCAATAGATTTCCCAAAAATGCTTAAGCTTTACTTTTCGTAGAAATTTATTTCTTTGTATAAACTAAAAACAACGAAAGGATTGATTATGATGGAAGACCATCCCTACGAACATCCTGTGCTCTCGTTGGCAGAACAAAAGCGAGTTGTCATACTTATTAGTTCCGTCTTAGCTTTCGCTGTTGTGAATGGAACCATGTTTAATGTTGCTATTCCTGATATTGCTGCTACGTTTAAACTAGATCCCTCTGAGGTTAGTTGGGTTTTAACCAGTTATATTTTAGTTTTCGCTATAGGCTCTCTACTGTATGGAAAGTTAGCAGATATTTATCCTATTAGGAGAATTTATTCTATTGGTATTAGTTTGTTTGCTATAGGAGCTTTCTTAGGGTTCCTAGCCCCAAACTATCCTACACTACTTGCAGCTCGTCTCATTCAAGCAACAGGTGGTGCAGCTATTCCAGCTATGGCTTTTTTAGTGCCTGCTCGATTTGTCCAGCAAAATAGAGGAAAAGTTTTTGCAGTCATCTCTTCTACCGTAGCTTTTGCCTCTGGAGTGGGTCCTATTATTGGTGGAGTAATTGGAGGCTTATTAAACTGGAGATTCCTTTTTATCTTATCTATGTTATCCGCTCTTGCAATCCCACTTGTTTTAAAATGGATTCCAAAAGAAGAGAAACGAGAAGGAAAAATTGATTGGATTGGAGCTTTCTTAGTTTCTGTCCTTATCGCTAATTTGTTAGGGTTTATCACCACATTTAACTGGTGGTTCCTAGTTATTTCTGTGACGTTTACTACCTTATTTATCTGGAGAATTGTCAAAGTATCTAATCCATTTATCGATCCATTTTTATTAAAAGACCGTTCATATGTCTCGTTAATCGGCACGAGCTTCTTAGGGACAACATGTCTTTTCGGATTAATCTTTGTTTTGCCGATTATGCTACGCGATTTAAACACCTTATCTACTTTAGAAATTGGGTTTATTCTATTCCCTGGTGCAATTCTATCTGGGTTTATGGGTCAAGTTGGAGGACGTCTAATAGAAACAAAGGGTTCACCTTTTGTGGTGACTGTAGCTTTATCCTTAGTGACGGCAGGGACTTTCCTAATTTCTAGCTTCGTTGGACAGACGGCATATTGGCTAATCCCATGTTTAATCGTTGCCTATCTAGGTTTTCCTTTAATACAAAGTTCAACGGCCGACCTTCTGACCAACCAGCTATCCTCTAAAGATGTTGGGGTAGGAATGGGCTTATTTAACCTCTTTAACTTTATGGCTGGAGCATTCGCGGCTGCAATCTTTGGTCGTTTACTGGATTTACAAGAGAACAGCATTCAGTTCAATCCATTAACAGCAGCTTCCCCAGTAAATGCCTTATACAGTAATTTATATTTAGGGTTAAGTATTTTAGCTATCCTTTCCATCATCTTGTTTAAGGTGGGTGTACGGGTGAAAGAGACCAACTAGTTATTTTCGGTACACCAAACGTAAATAATCTTCCTTTAGCAGCTTGGTAACTGGTCCAATATGACCGGTTCCAAGCTTTCTTTGATCTATCGAAAAAATCGGCTTTATCTCAATCGCTGTACCGGTGTAGAAAGCTTCATCAAATTGATATACGTAACTCCTTGGGACACTTTTTTCCTTTACGATTAAACCTCTTGCCAGCGCAAGATCCATAACAGTTGCTCGTGTAATTCCAGCAAGAATTCCGTCTGATATAGGAGGAGTATATAGCTCGTTTCCTTTCACAAAAAACACATTAGCACCTGAGCCTTCACTAATCATGCCTTGATCATTTAAAAGTAGTGCATCGTCATACCCATTTTGAACTGCTTCTGTTGCTGCTAACCCAAGAGTTAGATAGTGAGATGTTAGTTTTATATGTAATGGAAATGACTGTGGTGATGGTCTTGTCCAGGTGGATATCTGAACATCTAAACCTTCCTTTATTGTATAAACAGGATCAGTTAGGTAGATAATGATTTGTTGTCCAACTTCACTAATAAGTGGGCGAATAGTCTGTACTGATTTTAAAGCGACAGGCCGTATATATATATTTTGTCGAACGTTATTCTTCCATAATAATTCTTGTATGATGCTCACAAGTTCATCCATGCTCTCTCGAAACTCCATGTTAAGAATCTTTGCCCCTTCTACCCATCTAGTTATATGGTCTTCAAGTCGAAAGATAGACAATTGTTCACGATCTTCTAACCAATAAGCACGAATACCTTCAAAGATACCTAGACCATATTGCACCCCCTTACTTTGTGCAAAGACAACCGGTTGGTCATCTTTTACCCACTTGCCATCTACATACATCCACATATCTCCACTCTCCTTTTACCTATATTTATATGTAGAGAGAGAAAAATTCTTTATCGAAAAATATATGGAAGAAAAGATTGATATTGAAAGCGTTTTATCTTACAATGTATATGCAACCGATTGCATTAAATGATTTTAGTGTAATTCATTAAATATATAATTGTGCAAACGATTGCACAAACTCATAAAATAAGTATGTAAGGAGTGACTATCCATGGAGAAAGTTTGGTGGAAAGAAGCAGTAGGTTATCAAATTTACCCTCGTAGTTTCCAAGATTCCAATGGGGACGGAATTGGAGATTTACGCGGTATTATTAATCGTTTAGATTACGTAAAGGAATTAGGTGTAGATGTCATTTGGATCTGTCCGATGTATAAGTCTCCTAATGACGACAACGGATATGATATTTCTGACTATCAAGATATTATGGAAGACTTCGGTAACATGCAGGACTTTGATGATTTATTAACAGAAGTTCATAAGCGCGACATGAAGCTAATCATTGATCTAGTGTTAAACCATACATCTGATGAGCATCCTTGGTTCATTGAGTCTCGTGAATCAAAAGATAATCCGAAACGTGACTGGTATATTTGGAAAGATGCAAAAGACGGTAAAGAGCCAAACAACTGGGAGAGTATCTTCAATGGCTCTGCTTGGCAATATGATGAAAAAACGGATCAGTACTATCTACATGTTTTCTCTACGAAACAACCAGACTTAAACTGGGAAAATGGTGAAGTGCGTGAAGCGCTATACGATACAGTAAACTGGTGGTTAGATAAGGGAATTGACGGATTCCGTATTGATGCTATTTCTCATATCAAAAAGCGTCCTGGTTTCCCTGACATGCCGAACCCTGATAAGAAGAAATATGTGTCTTCCTTTGACATGCATATGAACCAAGAAGGCATTCATGAGTTCTTGGGTGAGTTTAAAGAAAAGACATACGCTAACTATGATGTTATGACTGTTGGAGAAGCAAATGGCGTTTCTATAGACGAAGCGGACCTTTGGGTAGGAGCAGAAAATGGTAAGATGGATATGATCTTCCAATTTGAGCACCTTGGACTATGGGATGTAGAAAGCGACCGCCAACTTGACATCGTTGGTTTGAAGACTGTCTTAACAAGATGGCAAAAAGGCTTAGAAAATGCTGGCTGGAATGCATTATTTATTGAGAACCACGATAAGCCACGTGTTGTTTCTACTTGGGGTAATGACGGTCAGTACTGGAGAGAAAGTGCAACGAGTATGGCTGCAATGTACTTCTTAATGCAAGGTACTCCGTTCATTTATCAAGGACAAGAAATTGGTATGACAAACGTACAATTTGAATCTCTTGAAGATTATGATGATGTAGCAGTGAAAAACTTATACCGTGCGAAACTAGAAGACGGATTAAGCCACGAAGAAATCATGGATATCATCTGGGCTTCTTCTCGAGACAACAGTCGTACACCAATGCAGTGGTCAGCGGAAGCTAACGCAGGTTTCACAACAGGTACTCCTTGGATGAAACTAAATCCAAACTTTGTGGACATCAACGTAGAAGTACAAGAAAAAGACGAAAATTCTATCTTGAATTTCTATAAAAAGATGATCCGCATCAAGAAAGAGAACGATATTTTCACGTATGGTGATTATGATCTAATCTTAGAAAAAGACGAGCAAATCTATGCTTACACTCGTACACTAGGCGACCAAAAAATTGTAGTAATTGCCAATTTAACTGGTGAGCAAGCTACATTTGAAGAAGAAGGTTTTGCCTTATCTTCTGATAATCTTCTATTAAATAACTATGAAGTGTCTAAGCATGAATATGCAACAACTCTTAAGCTTCAACCTTTTGAAGCTCGTGTTTACTTCGTATAAGATAAAAAGCCGTGATGAATATTTCATCTCGGCTTTTTCTTATTAATGCATAGAGATCAGGTTAAACAAATGGCACTCTTTTCTTTTTTTCATGACTCCGTATACTGCTTCACGCCATAACAATTGTAAACAAAACGTAAAAATGTAAATTACTAAAATAGTTTTTAGATAAAATCAAGGATTCTTGACTTCAGCAATGATCTAACTATGTAGACGGTTGTTGGTTCCATCACGATTCTTACTTCCATTCCCCTTATTTACTATCTTCATACACTTGTTACGAATTCTTAACTTTTGTTGGATATAATAAAATTGCAGGATCTAGTCAACCCTGCAACCCTTTTATCCTACTACCCCTAGGATATCTTTTGCGTACAGCGGCCGTTTGATCTGGCACGGATCAAACGGTCCTTTTTGTTACGTGACCAGTAACAACTCATCGTTAGCCACGTGATGTGGCTTGCTTTTAGATGAGTCTCCTCACTCCATTGCCTTTCGCAACTTCTCTAACGTAATCTCTCTAAAATCCTTCACATGTACATTCGCTCTACTTAAATGCTCCTCGTGACCAATTCCAACAGCAACCATAGAAGTATCCAAAATCCCCGTTAATCCCGCTTCACCATCTTCAAACGCAAAACAGTTTTCAGGTGCGATATTTATTGCTTTTGCAGCTGCAAGAAATATGTCAGGTGCTGGTTTTCCGTTTTGGACCTTTTTAGGATCAATAATAGCTTGAAAAAGATGCTTAATCTGTAATTTCTCTAACACGTAATGCGCATTGGAACTAGAAGAAGCAAGCGCTATAGGATACCCTCGATCATAAATAGCCAATAGAAATTCTTCTGCACCAGGAATCATGTTTTCTTTCGTTAAAGTAGAAAGGTATCGTTGATAGTATTGGTTCCTAACTTCACCAAGCGATTTTAGTTCTTCTTCTGAATAGGACTTATTGGAGCGTCTCGCTAACTCTTTCATTAGCGTCAGTCTAGGTACTCCTTGATAGCGATAGTTATCTTCTTCTGAAAAAGAGACTTCCATTCTATCTGTGATTTCTTTTGTAGCTAAATAATAGTAATGGACTGTGTCCACAAGAACTCCATCTAAATCAAAGATAAACCCGAACATCTTGAACCCTCCTTCCACAAGAAATCTAGTATTTCTTTAAATTTAATTGTTTTATTATAACAAAAATATAGTAAGTGATAGATAAAGAAACCCATAAAAAAAGCAGTGGCTAGCACCACCACGTAAAAACGTTCTTGCACACCCTATTTTATACAATAGACAAGATTGCGTAGCCAAAATCAACATCAAATTGCTTACACCACACAACTAATCTCATTCCCTCTTTGACCGTGATATCTTTTGGAATGAAATAATTTTGGTTTCCCTTATTCCCTTTTAATTCACCAAGGTTCACACCGTCTTTTGTTTCTTGTCCTTCTTCCACTAAATACAGAAACAAATCAGGTCCGTTCGTAGCATCTAGATTCTCTATACGGATATTTTCCCCATCTACTTTTACATCCCCAGACACTTGATGAATGGCATCTGCATCTACAAAGCTTCCACTTAACATAGTAACAGTCGTTACTTCCTGTTCCTCCACGACTTGTTGATCAGTTGCCTCTTCAGCTTCTTCTGGTTGTGCTACTGTTACCGTAACAGGTTCTTCATTTACTACTTCATCTAAAAACAAAGGAGAAACTAGCCACCAACCAATAATTAGTACAGGAATAGTAACAATAATAGCAATCCATTTTCTCAAAAGACCACTCCTCATAAGCTAGATAGTTAATATTCTCAGTATAACTAATTTTCCACTTTAGCTAGTAGTTATATGTTTATAAAAAAATATTTCTACTTATACATAAGCATACTTACGTAACAAAAAGCCCAAAAAGCAATTAAGTACTTTTTGGGCAATGTTATTTATATCTCTACCACTACTCCGGCATGATCGGAAAGGATAGGTGTTTCTTTCCCATCAAATCTTACAAAAGAGGATTGAACCGTTAGACGTTTGTTAACGAGAATATAATCAATTCTTCTTCCAGCCTTATTTCCTTCCCATCCTGCAATCTCTCCAGTAATGGTTAAGCCATCATCTTTCTTTTCTGCTAGGATGTAAGTGTCATAAAAACCGTCAGATAAAACATAGTCATATCCTTCTGCACGAACTAGTGCGTCATTATTTAAGTCCCCCATGACGAACGTTGTTTGATCTGGTTGAACAGTTTCTACAAGTCGTTCCCATTGGTCTTTAAATGGTTCTTCTTCGTCATTCCACCAGCCGAAGTGACCCGAGTAGAATGTATAATCTTCGTTGTTTACTTTTATTTCCGTACGAATGATTCTTCTTGTTTTCCAAAAATCCATCGTACGTGAAGTCGTCGTAAACAATTCTTGGACATCTGTTACTTTATGTCTCGTTATGATGGCAACTCCCTCTTCATATACCTCGAAGCCAATATGTGCTTGTGTCCAATGAAGAGAGTAATCCGTTACTCCTAATCGTTCCAATTCTTTTAAAAGTACCAAACCATAATTATCCTCACGAAGATTACTATCGACAAGTGGAGAGTCGATACGTTGACTAACCTCTTGTAAAGCAATGACGTCATATCTCTCTTTCGCAATATCCGCTGCAAGATCAGCAATTTTGCGAAGTTGATCTTCTTCTTGCCAGGCGTGTACGTTGAACGAAAGTAACTTCATTTTATAACCCTAAGCGATCTTGGATATCAGATTTTAATACATCGGCTTTTGGTCCATAAATTGCTTGAACGCCACGATCTTTTGTAACTAATCCCAGTGCTCCATTACGTTTCCAATCCGCCTCTGGTGCTACTAAGCTCATATCTTTTACTGTTATACGCAGACGAGTCATACAAGCATCCACATCTTCCACGTTCGTTGCTCCACCAAGCATGTCAATAATTTCTCCAGCTTGTCCACCTTTTGTATCTACCGCTTTTGCATCTGTAGTTGTTTCTTCACCTTGACCTTCAACATAGTTACCAGCACGCCCTGGAGTTGGTAAGTTGAATTTTTTGATTAGGACATAGAATACTCCAAAGTTTAAGAAGAAGAACACGATACATGTTAAAACAAAGTTGAATACGTCTCTTGTTAACCCTGCATTAACAGCCAGTGGTGTACGAGTTAAGAATTCAATAAAACCGAAAGAGTGAACACGCATGTTAATGATGTCGGCCATTGCAAATGCTGCACCAGTTAGAATTGCATAGACTACATATAATAGAGGTGCTGCAAACATGAACATAAATTCAATCGGTTCTGTTACACCAGTTAAGAATACTGCTAAACCAGCAGATAAGAACATAGATTTGTACGCTTTTTTCTTCTCTTTATCTACATTTAGGTACATTGCTAATGCAATACCGATTAGTGATGCTGTAGAAAGAATCATTTGACCTACTTTAAAACGAGCAGGTGTCACATCATTTAATAATGCTTCATAACCTGTTGTGTTACCTTCAGAAATAAAGTTATTTAAGTCAGCAATCCAAGCTAACCATAATGGATCTTGTCCTGCTACGGTAGAACCAGCATTAGACCCTGTTAGGATTTGGTACGTTCCACCTAATTCCGTATAGTTAATAGGAACCGTTAACATATGGTGTAAACCAAATGGTAATAATAGACGCTCTAATGTACCGAATACGAATGGCGCAACGACTGGAGCTGTATTACGAGAAGTTGCGATCCATTTACCAAAGTCATTCAACGCTCCTTGGATAAATGGCCAAACAAGAGATAATAGAATTGCTACAACTACTGACCAAACAATAACCATGAACGGTACAAAACGCTTCCCGTTAAAGAATGCAAGTGCTTGTGGAAGCTTGTTGTAATTATAGTATTTGTTGAAAAGGTTAGCCCCTAAGAAACCTGAAATGATACCTACGAAGACTCCCATGTTTAAAGCAGGTGCTCCCATGATACTAGTGAAGTAATCACCAACAACTAATTCAGCTCCAAAAAGAGACTTAACTGTTGCTCCTTCTTCTGTTAAGCTGGCACCG is a genomic window containing:
- a CDS encoding glycoside hydrolase family 13 protein, with the protein product MEKVWWKEAVGYQIYPRSFQDSNGDGIGDLRGIINRLDYVKELGVDVIWICPMYKSPNDDNGYDISDYQDIMEDFGNMQDFDDLLTEVHKRDMKLIIDLVLNHTSDEHPWFIESRESKDNPKRDWYIWKDAKDGKEPNNWESIFNGSAWQYDEKTDQYYLHVFSTKQPDLNWENGEVREALYDTVNWWLDKGIDGFRIDAISHIKKRPGFPDMPNPDKKKYVSSFDMHMNQEGIHEFLGEFKEKTYANYDVMTVGEANGVSIDEADLWVGAENGKMDMIFQFEHLGLWDVESDRQLDIVGLKTVLTRWQKGLENAGWNALFIENHDKPRVVSTWGNDGQYWRESATSMAAMYFLMQGTPFIYQGQEIGMTNVQFESLEDYDDVAVKNLYRAKLEDGLSHEEIMDIIWASSRDNSRTPMQWSAEANAGFTTGTPWMKLNPNFVDINVEVQEKDENSILNFYKKMIRIKKENDIFTYGDYDLILEKDEQIYAYTRTLGDQKIVVIANLTGEQATFEEEGFALSSDNLLLNNYEVSKHEYATTLKLQPFEARVYFV
- a CDS encoding L-threonine 3-dehydrogenase; the encoded protein is MKKVIVTGALGQIGSELVTAMRKQYGADNVLATDIRHIDHPVTQEGPFEVLDVMDGERMAALAKGHGADTMIHLAALLSATAEANPLLAWNLNMGGLMNALEVSKEQNMQFFTPSSIGAFGPSTPKDGTPQDTIQRPTTMYGVNKVSGELLGDYYFHKFGLDTRGLRFPGLISYEVLPGGGTTDYAVDIYYKAIEEGAYTSFINKGTYMDMMYMPDAIQAIIDLMEADPTKLVHRNSFNVTAMSMEPEMVAAEIRKHIPTFELSYHVDPIRQGIAESWPNSIDASAAKQEWGFNPTYSLETMTVDMLEKLKVKLGK
- a CDS encoding PTS transporter subunit IIBC; the encoded protein is MSEKKKLISFDFWQKLGKALLVVVAVMPAAGLMISLGKLLGMWVGDITLMQTIARVMEDIGWAIITNLHILFAAAIGGSWAKERAGGAFAAVIAFILINRITGAIFGVSGASLTEEGATVKSLFGAELVVGDYFTSIMGAPALNMGVFVGIISGFLGANLFNKYYNYNKLPQALAFFNGKRFVPFMVIVWSVVVAILLSLVWPFIQGALNDFGKWIATSRNTAPVVAPFVFGTLERLLLPFGLHHMLTVPINYTELGGTYQILTGSNAGSTVAGQDPLWLAWIADLNNFISEGNTTGYEALLNDVTPARFKVGQMILSTASLIGIALAMYLNVDKEKKKAYKSMFLSAGLAVFLTGVTEPIEFMFMFAAPLLYVVYAILTGAAFAMADIINMRVHSFGFIEFLTRTPLAVNAGLTRDVFNFVLTCIVFFFLNFGVFYVLIKKFNLPTPGRAGNYVEGQGEETTTDAKAVDTKGGQAGEIIDMLGGATNVEDVDACMTRLRITVKDMSLVAPEADWKRNGALGLVTKDRGVQAIYGPKADVLKSDIQDRLGL
- a CDS encoding glycine C-acetyltransferase; this translates as MGSHLLDQFLQENVQALKDQGIYNEIDPIESPNGPKIRIGGRELINLSSNNYLGLATHDRLRKVAKEAIDEWGVGAGAVRTINGTLSLHVELEEAIAKFKGTEAAIAYQSGFNCNMAAISAVMDKNDAILSDELNHASIIDGCRLSKAKVIRFNHSDMEDLRQKAKEAKESGQYNKIMVITDGVFSMDGDIAKLPEIVKIAKEFDIMTYVDDAHGSGVTGKGAGTVKHFGLQDEVDFQIGTLSKAIGVVGGYVAGTQNLIDWLKVRSRPFLFSTSLTPADVRAAREAIHMLMESTELHDKLWENGDYLKAGLKKLGFNIGDSETPITPCIIGDEAKTQLFSKRLNEEGVYAKSIVFPTVPKGTGRVRNMPTAAHTKEMLDEALAIYEKVGKELEII
- the pgmB gene encoding beta-phosphoglucomutase, with product MFGFIFDLDGVLVDTVHYYYLATKEITDRMEVSFSEEDNYRYQGVPRLTLMKELARRSNKSYSEEELKSLGEVRNQYYQRYLSTLTKENMIPGAEEFLLAIYDRGYPIALASSSSNAHYVLEKLQIKHLFQAIIDPKKVQNGKPAPDIFLAAAKAINIAPENCFAFEDGEAGLTGILDTSMVAVGIGHEEHLSRANVHVKDFREITLEKLRKAME
- a CDS encoding DM13 domain-containing protein, which gives rise to MRKWIAIIVTIPVLIIGWWLVSPLFLDEVVNEEPVTVTVAQPEEAEEATDQQVVEEQEVTTVTMLSGSFVDADAIHQVSGDVKVDGENIRIENLDATNGPDLFLYLVEEGQETKDGVNLGELKGNKGNQNYFIPKDITVKEGMRLVVWCKQFDVDFGYAILSIV
- a CDS encoding MFS transporter, which encodes MYKLKTTKGLIMMEDHPYEHPVLSLAEQKRVVILISSVLAFAVVNGTMFNVAIPDIAATFKLDPSEVSWVLTSYILVFAIGSLLYGKLADIYPIRRIYSIGISLFAIGAFLGFLAPNYPTLLAARLIQATGGAAIPAMAFLVPARFVQQNRGKVFAVISSTVAFASGVGPIIGGVIGGLLNWRFLFILSMLSALAIPLVLKWIPKEEKREGKIDWIGAFLVSVLIANLLGFITTFNWWFLVISVTFTTLFIWRIVKVSNPFIDPFLLKDRSYVSLIGTSFLGTTCLFGLIFVLPIMLRDLNTLSTLEIGFILFPGAILSGFMGQVGGRLIETKGSPFVVTVALSLVTAGTFLISSFVGQTAYWLIPCLIVAYLGFPLIQSSTADLLTNQLSSKDVGVGMGLFNLFNFMAGAFAAAIFGRLLDLQENSIQFNPLTAASPVNALYSNLYLGLSILAILSIILFKVGVRVKETN
- a CDS encoding branched-chain amino acid transaminase; protein product: MWMYVDGKWVKDDQPVVFAQSKGVQYGLGIFEGIRAYWLEDREQLSIFRLEDHITRWVEGAKILNMEFRESMDELVSIIQELLWKNNVRQNIYIRPVALKSVQTIRPLISEVGQQIIIYLTDPVYTIKEGLDVQISTWTRPSPQSFPLHIKLTSHYLTLGLAATEAVQNGYDDALLLNDQGMISEGSGANVFFVKGNELYTPPISDGILAGITRATVMDLALARGLIVKEKSVPRSYVYQFDEAFYTGTAIEIKPIFSIDQRKLGTGHIGPVTKLLKEDYLRLVYRK
- a CDS encoding endonuclease/exonuclease/phosphatase family protein, translated to MKLLSFNVHAWQEEDQLRKIADLAADIAKERYDVIALQEVSQRIDSPLVDSNLREDNYGLVLLKELERLGVTDYSLHWTQAHIGFEVYEEGVAIITRHKVTDVQELFTTTSRTMDFWKTRRIIRTEIKVNNEDYTFYSGHFGWWNDEEEPFKDQWERLVETVQPDQTTFVMGDLNNDALVRAEGYDYVLSDGFYDTYILAEKKDDGLTITGEIAGWEGNKAGRRIDYILVNKRLTVQSSFVRFDGKETPILSDHAGVVVEI